A region of Micropterus dolomieu isolate WLL.071019.BEF.003 ecotype Adirondacks linkage group LG01, ASM2129224v1, whole genome shotgun sequence DNA encodes the following proteins:
- the crispld1a gene encoding cysteine-rich secretory protein LCCL domain-containing 1 isoform X2, producing the protein MERHATRGREEWDTELERTAEEWAETCLWEHGPASLLPQIGQNLGAHWGRFRPPTFHVQAWYDEVKDYSFPYPQECNPYCPFRCSGPVCTHYTQLVWATSSRIGCAINMCYNMNVWGQIWAKAVYLVCNYSPKGNWWGHAPYKHGTPCSACPPSYGGGCKDNLCYKDDSSNPPQEETEENNFIEPEAPRTPQKPLSRASKLEPPSIPAPAPTKPPTEDLHKNEVVNTQQMSQLVTCDTKLRDQCKGTPCNRYECPAGCLDATGKVVGTVYYEMQSSVCRAGLHAGVIDNDGGWMDVTRQGRKDFFIKSNKNGVQSVGKYLSANSFTVSRVAVKAITCESTVAQLCPYQKPAKHCPRIYCPRNCLEENPHISRVIGTRIYSDKSSICRAAVHAGVIRNDVGGYIDVMPVDKRKQYIASYQNGIFSESLQNPAGGKAFRVFAVI; encoded by the exons ATGGAGAGGCATGCAACAAGAGGACGTGAG GAATGGGACACAGAGTTGGAGCGTACAGCAGAGGAGTGGGCAGAGACCTGTCTGTGGGAGCACGGTCCTGCCAGTTTACTGCCACAGATTGGACAGAACTTGGGAGCACATTGGGGCAG GTTTCGTCCACCCACGTTCCATGTGCAGGCCTGGTATGATGAAGTGAAAGACTACTCCTTCCCTTACCCTCAGGAGTGTAACCCCTATTGCCCCTTCAGATGCTCCGGTCCAGTTTGTACTCATTATACACAG CTGGTTTGGGCCACCAGCAGTCGGATTGGCTGTGCCATCAACATGTGTTACAACATGAATGTGTGGGGACAGATTTGGGCCAAAGCCGTCTATCTTGTCTGCAACTATTCACCGAA GGGAAACTGGTGGGGCCATGCACCTTACAAACATGGGACCCCATGTTCTGCCTGTCCTCCCAGCTATGGAGGAGGCTGCAAGGACAACCTCTGCTACAAAG ATGACAGCTCCAACCCTCCACAAGAGGAAACGGAAGAAAACAACTTCATTGAGCCAGAGGCCCCCCGTACACCGCAGAAGCCGCTGTCTAGGGCCTCCAAGCTTGAGCCTCCCAGTATCCCCGCCCCAGCCCCCACCAAACCCCCCACAGAGGACCTGCATAAGAATGAAGTGGTCAACACACAGCAGATGT CCCAGCTGGTGACCTGTGACACTAAGCTTCGAGATCAGTGTAAAGGAACACCATGTAATAG ATATGAGTGCCCAGCTGGGTGCCTAGACGCTACAGGGAAAGTAGTTGGGACAGTATACTATGAAATG CAATCCAGTGTTTGCAGAGCTGGTTTACATGCTGGTGTCATAGATAATGatggaggatggatggatgtaacAAGACAAGGCAGAAAGGACTTTTTCATTAAATCCAACAAGAACGGAGTCCAGTCTGTTGG AAAATATCTAAGTGCTAATTCCTTCACTGTTTCCAGAGTAGCAG TCAAAGCCATCACGTGTGAATCCACAGTTGCCCAGCTGTGTCCATACCAAAAGCCTGCAAAACATTGTCCAAG GATATACTGCCCAAGAAACTGTTTAGAAGAGAATCCTCACATATCCAGAGTAATTGGTACCAGAATATACTCTGAT AAGTCCAGTATATGCCGAGCAGCGGTCCACGCTGGAGTAATCAGGAATGACGTGGGTGGCTACATCGATGTGATGCCAGTGGACAAGCGGAAACAATACATTGCCTCATACCAAAATGGCATTTTCTCAGAGAG CCTTCAAAACCCTGCTGGAGGCAAGGCGTTCCGGGTGTTCGCAGTGATTTGA